A genomic segment from Saimiri boliviensis isolate mSaiBol1 chromosome 14, mSaiBol1.pri, whole genome shotgun sequence encodes:
- the KLK9 gene encoding kallikrein-9 — protein MEEEGDVMAYHKEALGARCTLQDPGHGWADTRAIGAEECRPNSQPWQAGLFHLTRLFCGATLISDRWLLTAAHCHKPYLWVRLGEHHLWKWEGPEQLFRVTDFFPHPGFNKDLSANDHNDDIMLIRLPRQARLSPAVQPLNLSQTCVSPGMQCLISGWGAVTSPKALFPVTLQCANISILENKLCHWAYPGHISDSMLCAGLWEGGRGSCQGDSGGPLVCNGTLAGVVSGGGEPCSRPRQPAVYTSVCHYLDWIQETMEN, from the exons atggaggaggaaggagatgtCATGGCTTACCATAAAGAAGCACTGGGTGCCAGGTGCACGCTCCAGGATCCAG GGCATGGCTGGGCAGACACCCGGGCCATCGGGGCTGAGGAATGTCGCCCCAACTCCCAGCCTTGGCAGGCTGGCCTCTTCCACCTCACCCGGCTCTTCTGTGGGGCCACCCTCATCAGTGACCGCTGGCTGCTCACAGCTGCCCACTGCCACAAGCC GTATCTGTGGGTCCGCCTTGGAGAGCACCACCTCTGGAAATGGGAGGGTCCGGAGCAGCTGTTCCGCGTCACGGACTTCTTCCCCCACCCTGGCTTCAACAAGGACCTCAGCGCCAATGACCACAACGATGATATCATGCTGATCCGTCTGCCCAGGCAGGCGCGTCTAAGTCCGGCTGTGCAGCCCCTCAACCTCAGCCAGACCTGTGTCTCCCCAGGCATGCAGTGTCTCATCTCAGGCTGGGGGGCCGTGACCAGCCCCAAGG CGCTGTTTCCAGTCACACTGCAGTGTGCCAACATCAGCATCCTGGAGAACAAACTCTGTCACTGGGCATACCCTGGCCACATCTCGGACAGCATGCTCTGTGCGGGCCTGTGGGAGGGGGGCAGAGGTTCCTGCCAG GGTGACTCTGGGGGCCCCCTGGTTTGCAATGGAACCTTGGCAGGTGTGGTGTCCGGGGGTGGTGAGCCCTGCTCCAGACCCCGGCAGCCCGCAGTCTACACCAGCGTATGCCACTACTTAGACTGGATCCAAGAAACCATGGAGAACTGA
- the KLK8 gene encoding kallikrein-8 isoform X2, producing MGRPPPRAALTWMFLLLLGKSWAENFPDALNCAEVNIFPQKKCEDAYPGQITDAMVCAGNNNGADTCQGDSGGPLVCDGALQGITSWGSDPCGRPNRPGVYANICRYLDWIKKITGSKG from the exons ATGGGACGCCCCCCGCCTCGTGCAGCCCTGACGTGGATGTTCCTGCTCTTGCTGGGGAAAAGCTGGGCAG AGAATTTTCCTGACGCTCTCAACTGTGCAGAAGTAAACATCTTTCCCCAGAAGAAGTGTGAGGATGCCTACCCAGGGCAGATCACAGATGCCATGGTCTGTGCAGGCAATAACAATGGGGCTGACACGTGCCAG GGTGATTCTGGGGGCCCCCTGGTGTGTGACGGTGCACTCCAGGGCATCACCTCCTGGGGCTCAGACCCCTGTGGGAGGCCCAACAGACCTGGGGTCTATGCCAACATCTGCCGCTACCTGGACTGGATCAAGAAGATCACAGGCAGCAAGGGCTGA
- the KLK7 gene encoding kallikrein-7, with the protein MAGPLLLTLQILLLFLAQGASGQGGSDKIIDGAPCTQGSHPWQVALLNGNQLHCGGVLVGESWVLTAAHCKMNVYTVYLGSDKLGDRKAQRITAWTSFRHPDYNTQTHANDLMLVKLSRPARLSSTVKKVQLPSSCDPPGTTCTVSGWGTTTSPDVTFPSNLMCVDVKLISNQECSKVYKDLLDSSMLCAGIPDSKKNACNGDSGGPLMCRGTLQGLVSWGTFPCSQGNNPGVYTQVCKFTKWITDTMRNNR; encoded by the exons ATGGCAGGACCCCTTCTCCTGACCCTGCAGATCCTACTGCTGTTCTTAGCCCAGGGAGCTTCTGGACAAG GCGGGAGTGACAAGATTATTGATGGCGCCCCATGTACACAAGGCTCCCACCCATGGCAGGTGGCCCTGCTCAATGGCAACCAGCTCCACTGCGGGGGCGTCCTGGTCGGGGAGAGCTGGGTGCTCACTGCCGCCCACTGCAAGATGAA TGTGTACACTGTGTACCTAGGCAGTGATAAGCTGGGAGACAGGAAAGCTCAGAGGATCACGGCCTGGACGTCGTTCCGCCACCCTGACTACAACACGCAGACCCATGCGAACGACCTCATGCTCGTGAAGCTGAGTAGGCCGGCCAGACTGTCATCCACGGTCAAGAAAGTCCAGCTGCCCTCCAGCTGCGACCCCCCAGGAACCACATGTACTGTCTCCGGATGGGGCACTACCACAAGCCCAGATG TGACCTTTCCCTCTAACCTCATGTGCGTGGATGTCAAGCTCATCTCCAACCAGGAATGCTCGAAGGTTTACAAGGACTTGCTGGACAGTTCCATGCTGTGCGCCGGCATCCCCGACTCCAAGAAAAACGCCTGCAAT GGTGACTCGGGGGGACCGCTGATGTGCAGAGGTACCCTGCAAGGTCTGGTGTCCTGGGGAACTTTCCCTTGCAGCCAAGGCAATAACCCGGGAGTCTACACTCAAGTCTGCAAGTTCACCAAGTGGATAACTGACACCATGAGAAACAATCGCTAA
- the KLK8 gene encoding kallikrein-8 isoform X1: MGRPPPRAALTWMFLLLLGKSWAGHSRAQENKVLGGQECQPHSQPWQAALFQGEQLLCGGVLIGRNWVLTAAHCKKPKYTVRLGDHSLQKKDGPEQEIAVAQSIPHPCYNSSDVDDHNHDLMLLQLRRQASLGSKVKPIGLADHCIQPGQKCTISGWGTITSPQENFPDALNCAEVNIFPQKKCEDAYPGQITDAMVCAGNNNGADTCQGDSGGPLVCDGALQGITSWGSDPCGRPNRPGVYANICRYLDWIKKITGSKG; this comes from the exons ATGGGACGCCCCCCGCCTCGTGCAGCCCTGACGTGGATGTTCCTGCTCTTGCTGGGGAAAAGCTGGGCAG GGCACTCCAGGGCACAGGAGAACAAGGTGCTGGGAGGTCAGGAGTGCCAACCCCATTCGCAGCCGTGGCAGGCGGCCTTGTTCCAGGGCGAGCAACTGCTCTGTGGCGGTGTCCTTATAGGTCGCAACTGGGTCCTCACGGCTGCCCACTGTAAAAAACC GAAATACACAGTACGCCTGGGAGACCATAGCCTACAGAAAAAGGATGGGCCGGAGCAAGAAATAGCTGTGGCTCAGTCCATCCCGCACCCCTGCTACAACAGCAGCGATGTGGACGACCACAACCATGATCTGATGCTTCTGCAACTGCGTCGCCAGGCATCCCTGGGCTCCAAAGTGAAGCCCATCGGCCTGGCAGACCACTGCATCCAACCTGGCCAGAAGTGCACCATCTCAGGCTGGGGCACTATCACCAGTCCCCAAG AGAATTTTCCTGACGCTCTCAACTGTGCAGAAGTAAACATCTTTCCCCAGAAGAAGTGTGAGGATGCCTACCCAGGGCAGATCACAGATGCCATGGTCTGTGCAGGCAATAACAATGGGGCTGACACGTGCCAG GGTGATTCTGGGGGCCCCCTGGTGTGTGACGGTGCACTCCAGGGCATCACCTCCTGGGGCTCAGACCCCTGTGGGAGGCCCAACAGACCTGGGGTCTATGCCAACATCTGCCGCTACCTGGACTGGATCAAGAAGATCACAGGCAGCAAGGGCTGA